The Gossypium hirsutum isolate 1008001.06 chromosome D02, Gossypium_hirsutum_v2.1, whole genome shotgun sequence region TTAGCCTTCGATTAATatgaacagaaaaaaaaaaaagaaatcgagGTCCATGCCGCTGAAGGCTGAAACTGAAAGTTTAGAATTTCTTCTCtcccatttttttttaatttcaatattatttatatttatcggAAGTGGGCCTAAATGAATTCCCGGTTGGCGGTAATGCAACCCGGACCGGCTCAATTTTTTAAGGGCAAACTACTAAAATAgttctttttgttttcctcaggttacattttagtcacttatgtttgaaatgttacattttagttacttacgttaacgtgttgtaacattttagtcactgaactGTTAATTGTCATTAACAGTGCAGCAGTAAGCTGATCtgacacattaaatcatcatttcaaacaaaaaatttaggttaaattaaaCAATAGGTCCCTGTATTTTTTcgttttaaacaatttattttttttcttttatgttcttttaactttatttttttttctttattttccattctcttctacttctctcTCTATTTTcgtcccttctccatctctttcaacgtaaaagaaaaaaattaaattgctcaaaataaaaaaaatatagggatcaattgtataatttaacctaaaattttcatttgaaatgattatttcACATGCCATATCAGtttaccgttacaccattaacgacaattaatgctcagtaactaaaatattacaatacgataacgtaagtaactaaaacgtaacatttcaaatataagtgattaaaatataaccTGAGAAAAAAAAGTAACTTTTGATGGTTTACTCTTCTTGTAAAAATATTTAGGGCTAGTTTAGGATTGTTTTCAAAAGGTAATTTGAAAATGTGATTTTGtgaaacttttgaaaattttggtttaaatgctgcggtcaaaaagtgcttttaagaaataaaatgttcattttaaacatgatgttataacataacaaataatcatttaaataatgttcaaattagttaatattataatattttaataagaatataaaaaataatttattataatttgttgttaatattttaatatataaaaaataaattttaaatattttttaaacaattaacCAGGGAAGGGAAAGTATAATTAAGCTGTCAAAAATACTTTTGGATCCATTTGGGGAAGAAGTACTTCTCAAAAGCCAAAAATTTACTTCAAAAGTTAGTTGTTTAGGATTCTATTTACTTCAAACGTGTTTTTCATGTCAAAAGTGCTTCTAAAAAATACTACTGCACACTTATCACTATTGGAACAGACCCAAGAAAATGgcacaaaatatgaaaaataacaaataaaaaaacactattaatatataaatatgtcatattttataaaatacaaattattaacttatcaaattatttacataataagaagaagaaataCACGAACACCTAAGTGTCAAGTTTAAAAGAAATGGATGTGTTGAAATTGCTGAGAGAATAACATAAGCTAGCATGCATTGCCTACACTTTGAATTCCCAAAATATATATAGTACCTATTATCAAATAATGATTTTTCACGGATTTGCATGTTTTCTAatttctttttgtaaaaaaatatatggaaattgCATACACACAACATACAAACATAATCTCCCTTGTATAACTTTTTAGAAACCATTTTTACAGATTTTGTTCTCAAAACTTCAACCCAAAGGTGACCATTCCACCAGCAAGTAGAGAAGCATAAAAAGTATACAGTTTTCTTTATGCATATCTTCAGAATCATGGATTCTTAATTTCTCATCCGGAAGTTGATCAATGATTCGGGACTAGACCCCCAACTCTTTGCAGCAGGGTAGATACCTTAAGACTGCTGAAAAGCAGCTATTTGTCGGACCTCAGACCATACGAGCCATTTCCAGCTTCTACTCCTCTTATGTTGGTATTATTACGTTTCCACCATGGCAGTGCATTCTCTCCGTTTGGCTGAGAAAAGCCTCTGTCCCGAGAGTAACCAAAGCTGTTTTGCGGTTGAGCAATCTCCCAACGCTGTTCAAAGCACAAAAAGTCAAACTGAAAGTGGGAAAACTAAAGGAAAAGACTAATTATAGCTAAAAAACCAAGATTGAATCAGTGGttatgcattacatattaagtaaGAATTCAATCCAGGTTCACCTGCGGTTGTTTTGATTCCTCACGTATATTATGTGTAAAGGGCAGTAAGCAAGATAATATGTCTATTTTTCTTCAGAATGGATTACCTTAAGTCTTGGAGTTATATGAGGATTTGGTGGTGAGTCATCAGTATCCTGAAACCCGAAACAAGAAAAATAGCATTGAAATCAAATCTACAGATCACATTTGTGGGGGAGTTGCTAAGTTGGTACAAACCTTTATTCCAGGAGGTTTCTCCCCTCTTTGTACCTTAGCCAAGACCTGCAAAACTTGCTGATTTTAGTTGCGGAAAACATGAGAAAGCTGAAAGGAACAACAGATCGGTCAATTCCACGGGCCATTCATGCAAAGAAACCATTCACCACATTATAGCAATCTTATTTACTCAACCTTTCCTGGTCTATGAAATCTCAGAATGGACACAAAAGTGAGCCGTCTTTGACATTGGATTGAATGATTGAATCACCTATGCAATGTAATACTAATGAAAGGAAATTCAATCATCAAACAGTTAAGATGACATTTGACGATGTGGGTAAAAAAAAGGAATGTTATGAGTGTTAGCCCCAATGAACCACCTAAGCATTAGAAAAGAGAGCTACAAGGAAAAAGAATTACCTCTATATAGGACTTCGGGTACTGGCCAGCAGGGGGTCTCGGAGGTGCTGATGAAGGCCTAACTGTAGAAGTTCCAATCATCGAAGCAAACAAACAAgtgaagaaaaaatattaaagCCCAAATGAAGGAATAGATAGAATGAGACAACATAGTCCGGAGAAGAGCTCTGAAAGGTACCCAAACTATCAAAATTCGATATACCACTTGGTTTAAATTTCtgaatggaaaaggaagaaaCAGAGTCATCAGAGCGGGGATGTTCAAGTAATGCCACAGTGAAATATGATAACGTTATGGATTTCAAGCGGTAATCAAAGATAAGCCTTGTTAGTTTACCGTTGGACCAGGGTAACCCCTTTGTACAACAGACATCTTCGACAGATTGCTATTGCGTCCTGATTATTTCAAAGAGGAAAAAGTAAATCAAGACAAATTTGAAACATTGTTAATGTGCAAGACAAAACACAGCCAAAACATTTGTTATTTAAACAATAGCCAACATTAGTGGCAAAATTATAGAGAATTTCCTAAATTCCAACATTCTGATGTTCAATCTGATGAGGGATGTGTATTCTAAGATCCATGCTTCGGGTCTAAATTATCAATGCAGGATGGGTACCCATGAGTACTGAAAATCAACTGCCACCACTCTAGTTTCCACATTTAGATGTTTTTCATGCTACTTACAAACTTTTGATtacattgaatttcaagtggCATAAGACATGCTTTTGTTCATTCCTGCCATGTTAAACAACCGGCAATAAtgtaatacaataataaaaagtTACTGAAACGGTCTGCAATACATTCTTAAATCCTTGAGATGAAATGCAAGTAATCAATAAGATTTCAGATAGCTCAGTTATTAGACAAGGGGATTTCCGAGAAAAAGACATGCTATTTATTGAACTCGTAACAAATCCTACGGATAGTGGACTTAAATACCAAAGAGGAGTCACAAAGCTCCTAATGAGGAGCCATATGATACATTAGTTACAGGACTCCACCTAAAAAATAAGGATTATACCTTAAGAGAGTATATTGCACCTAAACTTATAATTATTCCAACGATTTGGTTTGTATTAATGTAATTGATAGACATTTTCATTACTTCAGCtttgaaaaaaatagtaaaaatggaaagACTATTAGTTAAAAACAGATTAATAATTAGTTAGAAACATACAAGACAGCAAAAATGATTATCGAAGCATTTACAACTTGTTTATGATGATGAAGCAAAAAGAAAACAAGTGAAAtataaacaaagaataaaatgTTGCATAACAAAACAATACGGCCTACCATACTGTGATGTGTGCTGAAGGTACTGTTCCGGGTTTTTGTGGGAAGCATTCCCATCACCCTCCAGTCTCTGTACTGTTATACTCATTGACCTCAGTTCCGCTACATGGGAGCCTAATCGTCTCAATAAATCGTCGAAGTGCCTCTCCTCTAACAAAGGATAAAATTAGTGCCATTTTAAGGATGAATAGCATAAAAGTAGAACATAATATAAAGAGAGGACGAGCGAGATGAAAGGAACTGCCAAGAACAAGAAAAAGACCAAAGCATCTTTTGCATAAAACATACCATCTTTCTTTGACTGCAATATTTCCAGACTTGCTTTTGCAGCATTGACGGAAGCAGCTGCGGCTGCCTTTGCAGATTCGATTGCTTCTTTTGACAAACATAGTTTTGATTTTCTTCCTTTGTCATCGTCCTCTTCAAAAACAACCTTGCAGATCCAAGACTTCAACCTGGGCAAAAAGAAATTCTAAACAGGCGATAGACCATCAAATGAACCACACTGACATGCTAGGACGGAAAATAAACATTCAGGGAATTTATTTACACAAGCTGTTAAAGCAAACTTGTTTTGATTACCTTTAGGAGCATGGAAGTCCCAACACCAGAAAAAATAAGTAGCACTATAGAAAAAATAGCATATGACCAGGAAAACCAGGATGGTCGAGATGCTGTAAGAATTGATGCCACCAGAGGTTGGGATGATTGTGCCGTGCCTTGTAGCTGAACACTATGTAAAGGCTTTGATTGCACATCTGCTCTTGATAATCGATAGGCATCAAGCAAAATGTGTTTTTGATCAGGCACTCTAGGGTATACGATTACTATGTATATTGTCGACACTAACGAACTTGGTTAAGAAGTTATAATTATTTCATGGATGAAACATGCCAACAGAACAGCTAAGCCATCTTTTATAATAAGGACAGACACTGAAAATATTAGTAAAAAAGACTTAAAATATGTCACTTGTTACCTTGACTTGAGTTAATGTCCTGTCGAAATGTTACACTTGAACTTGTATCCTTCAATTtgcaaaatagagaaaaaaatttatcACAATCTAAAAGCGGAAAGAAGATTTTACATAGAATTAGCAAAAAGATCAATATGCTCACAGAAACACGACGAAAGGCTTCATCTATCTCTTCACTTGAAAGGCCTCTTTTCTCAAGAAACAAGCGCCTCTGGCTGACCGGACTTCTTCCGACAGTTGGATGCAATAGAAACTTAACAGCCATATCCACTAGTTCCTCCCTCATTGCTTCAGTGATTCTAGATTGAAACTTTAACAACCTAAATAAATTTATGAACTTTAGATCTCTTAAagcaattttatattttcattgcTTCCCATGTAAGTCTCAAACCAATAACCAACTTAATCTGAATTGCCTTTGTCAAATATAACCATCATTCtttatataatttcatttcatGAGCAAAGGCTAATATCGAAATCTCCACAATTTCAATCTAAACAAGTACCAACGATTTAAGGGGAACAAGAAATGAATACCCATTTTAGAATATAATGAACTGATGATTCTTAAACACTTTACATGAACTATAATGGTAATGATAATAAGTTTAAGAAAAACTAGGAGAAGTTCTTACCGTTCCTTCTGGGAAACAGAAatcttgaattaatttttatacatgcGAAATTTCAAGGAAGAAAGCAGAGATCGTAGAAGCGGAACAGGGACAAAGATTTGATCAGACATGACAGTATTGTCCAATGTTGTAAGGAGGAACTTGGGCTGAATTTTTGACGAGCCTTCCTTCTGTTAATTGTAAATAAGATTGCTAATTGGCCCAATCATCATTATTCTTTTTCTGattctctttttattattttgggttcaTATTTATGTACGAGGTGATATACGTTACTTTTAagattttacctttttttataattcaccaaaaaaagaaattatatattaattttgaaaatcatcacctaaatatatataattacaaaaattttgatcTTCTTTTAACCTAGCCTAATTAGGGAATACCATAATAATgcattcatattttcttttatttttttaaacattttcttttatttacttattgGTTTACAAAAATGtacatttatcaaattattatgaTGGATTATTACTAGATATATTAGTGATGAAATTTTTTAACTCCACAAGCAAAGTTATAAATAAAGGTAAACAATTTATCGATTCAattgaaaaatattgaaaattgacTAACTACGTAGAATTGAATTTTACCAATTAATTTAGGGTTCGATTGAAAaactgatttaataaaaaaaagttatataaaacttttttttctgaaaacattATATAGAATTAAACCAAATTACTTATTATACAAACAAATCgtgtttaaatttcaaattatataatCGGTGGGTTTAATTTTTTTGCTATTGTGCTTattgtttatatttgaatttaagttTAGATAATTATTTGGATGTATTGGGCTTGATTTAGGTTCAGGCTTGTGTAATATATTTGGGTATGGTCTTGGGTTTAAATATGAAGGTCagtgtttaaatttcaatttttataaccGTGGGTTTAATTTTTGGGTACATTTTATAAATGGTCACCTAATTATGTTGGTATTCCTGTTTTGGTCACccaattttagaaattttcaacTTAGGCATTAATGTTATtttggtataataacacatttaatcctCAGTACttcaaaattctatcaatttgatcctaattctaaataattcaatacatttaacccttcacatttacaaattctatcaatttgattctcAAACTTCCTAACTAaaactttcaacttttaaaattgaggcATTTAAcatctataaatttgtaaaacccagaaaagaaaaaaaaaaagctctcCCGTAAAATAGATGTATTCTTTGATAATCCATTTCAATTACACTCAAGTGGAAAAAATTGAGGATGATCTCAAGGTAGTAATTCCTTTACTAGATTTTCTTATTTATACACCTTAATGCAGGCTGGTTTCTTACTCAAATAGGTTGAATGGGAATTCAGGTCTAAAAGTGTTGTTTATTATGTTTAGTTTGTGTTGCTAAGGGCAACAATGTGCATAGACAATTTAATGTCATAAACCGAAAGCAAAGTGGAAAGTGTGACTACTTCTTCACCTTATTTGTTTATGATTATCTTTAGCTTGGTTGTTTGTGATCTATCTAATCTAGTGAGGCTTGAGGATATGTTACTTCGGAACACctaattttgttttaatgttCTGGTTGATATGTCTAATGGTATTGAAATGCTTAAGTTCAATTAGTGAAAATGTATTGAATATCTTGTTAAGAAATTGAATTTGAGTGTTTAAACTTGATTGGTAtggttttaggtatgttttggaTTGAGTGGTATTTGATGCAAATGTTGTAAGTTttgtttggaagcttgaaataggtaccaaatggttcATTTTTACCAAATATAGGGTCCTCGTCTCGACGAGCAAACCTTTCTTGTTGCAACGTAGACCAACAATGAGTCACATCGCGACGACGTGACATACTGTTTTTCCGATGTCATGACTTGGAGGAGATGACATCACGACGTTGGCTCTAAATTTTTAAAGCTTTACAATTTGCTCCTATTTCATTTTTGGATTGACAAAAGAGTTTTTGTAAGCTCGATTAGGACTCGTAATTTCTTGTTTAATATGATTTGAACATGATTGATGCCTAATTGCATGTGCTAACGATTATTTTATTGTGATTTGATTGTAGTTGCTTTGGCATTGAATGTAGCATCCTATAGCTCAGGCCCAGTAATCGAGTCGGACGAGGGTGCTataggtaagtttttttttttttaggttttgggtaattgttattgggttagtgatttaatataaatatatataatataattatttttttcaacatAATATATTTGGGTCGATCTAGGTTGGGACGGGCTTGGGTAAAAAAAATTGCCCAATGCCCAACCCATATAGAAAATGAggcttaaaatttatcaaaacccATTTCTGAATATCatatttttgtctaaattctCCCATTTTTAAGGTGGATCTTTGAATCTAGTGACCTAATCCACGAGCAGTTCTACTTTGAAATTGGATTTCTTTTGTTCCCATCGAGTGGGTTTTTCTCTTGCAATTGCTTCTGCTTCCCCAATACCTTGTTTCAGGTTTTTTAAGGGGAAAAAAAGGGGATATGGGGCTTGGTAAATGATAGGGCTTGTATGGCATGGATTAAATAACTTTGAAACTGAATTGCTACAATTATACTTGTAAAGTGTGGCAAAATCCTTCTTTTGGATACATCAAACacccaatttataaaaaaaaagagaaaatattattattattttaaaatctgCACCTttctatattaataataatattgatatcaattcaattaatattaaaatcatattttatattcatataaaatcaCATTTCCACTATGATTTAAGTTATtcaattaaaactaatatttccactttaaaattttcattcgaCTAATAACTAACATatcactaaaaaaataaaaaaaattcattgttATTTTGATTccgatttaaaatttattattattgagTAATTCTCTGTGTGCCTCATTAAAGGGAACATTTGGGTATTTATACATGTTATCATTGTTTATAACTTGACTTTACTGTTCATGAACTTGGCCCTACTATTCATAGGACTGACATTTTGAGCAGGTCTCAAGTATGTTGAACACATGTACCGTTCTGGGTCGTCTGCTAGACCTCGTGGCACTCTACATGCGAACTCCTTGGGTACATACGAAATGAGACCGTGAACTCTCCTTGGCTCATGCGAGCTGATAGCGCGAGCTCCCTTAACTGTCCTCTCGTTGTACGTCTCGCACACATCCATCTGATGAGGCCTGATCAGGTCATGGATGGACGACCCGAATCTTATCTGGGTTTCGAGTTGGTGTATAACAATTATGATGGTGAacaattttgaataatattatttcagattaattaacttaaaataaaaatatattaattaacaaaattaaaaaaaacaaacaaacaaattagGAGATAAGGTGATTTTTCATCCAATGTAAGCGTTTAAAAACATCATATATCTAGGtttgatttgataaatatttgatatatcagaagatagagggaatcaacGCTAGTGATATTGAAGCATGTTATGGTGAAAGAGATTCAGCGGGATAGATGGGGAATCGGTGGCTGCCTATTCACCTGAGATTTGTGTTTTCAGGATTAGATTGACCAACCATCAACTTCCTACCATCCATTTCTCTACATTCCTTTCTAATCCTTTATATTTTTTACACAATAGAATAGATAAAGCCCTTGTCGTCTCACATTTCACTTTCTTTATCCAATGCCCATTCATTTCTTAACCATCCCATATGTAGATTTATATCATGTACATTCCACCGCTTTGTCTTACTCTGCCTACTTTCACTACCCAAACGCCATTCTACCTGCTTTTTCCAGGAAACCAAACGCCATTCTTCCTCACCTCATTGTCAACTCTTACaagttagtattttttttttctcttcacttCTCGTTTAATGTCATTTGGACTGCATCTAATggtattgtttattttattttttaaaatttgaagaacAAGTATATTGCTATGTTTTGGAAAACAGGTGGTCGGGTTAGTTGTATTTAGACTTGAAGGTTCCTTCCAAACTTCCATAAATAGATTAAAGTAAACAGAACAtcaaattttatggaataaatcAATGTGAATTGAAATCTTTATTTCAGTGTTTTGTCGCATAACCCTATCTTATATATCAATATTgtaattttctcttttaaaaaaaaatctattagttttggataaatataattaatgtTATGCTTTACAGGGTGAATTGAAGCATGGCTGCAAAATTTAAAAAGTGCATGATGTTATGTTGTTCGGCAAAGGTCTCGGTAAGATAATTTGGAATACAGtcctttttgttgttgttttttttaccaattgcaaaaataaaatagaataatgtTCAATTTGGTGCTACTTTTCATTCCATTTTGGGTGCaacataataatgtaaattaattATGATACCAATGTCTTAATAAGCAAGAAAGTTAAGACCTAAAAACTTTAAGTACAACTGTACAAGCTGGCAAAcatataaaaaaactatttataattttatatatagaaACCTTATACAGCTCATCTAGCCTTTCTTTATATATCTTTTTTTCAATTAAGAAAATCTAAATTTGCATACAATTACAATAAAGTCAATGACTGCCAAgtgaattcaaatatatatatttattaaaatcgAAACCCTTAAATATCCCGATGCTCCAAACCCAAAGTTTTGTGGGCTTCGCTGGTTCTGAAAGGGTATTAATGAGGTACACAAGAAAcggtcaaaattaaaatattgaacCGAAAAAGACATGAAAATTTTTTGGCCACTAAATGGGGGTAGAATAGAAACATAGATGCAATGGGGATGATGGAGTTGTGATTTAATTGAAGGTGAGTAGGTGTATGGCTCAGAATTGTGTTCATTAATTATATTCCTCCCTCACTCCCACTTGTATGTAGTGGGTGTCGGAGAGTTATAACATCAAGGTCTCAATACAATTAATTGGGGGTAATTAGTACACAACTTTGTAATAATCTCGAggttaaaatatctcataaattttaaatttaagttttcattataattttattattataaataaaaaaattaatttcaaaatatcaaacaattaatttaacaaaacaaataatttatcttaaattttagatttttaaaataaaatcactacttcttaaaaataaaaaatcgagaTTTAATGCCTAGTGCTAATGAAACATAATTAATTCCCTTGATCcaattattatttcaatatttttgtgtCACCCAACTTTTTTAAAAACCAATTATCATTCgtaattaaattttacatcattcattcatatataaaaatacaatcaccacttttagtatttttttttataattgtcaaataattttggtcatttttagattttaaattttatggatttagtatttgtattttaatttggtcatttttaatttttgtattttttgaatttaaaaaatttagtccTAAATCCCAATCAAATGATAACTATTAAATCCATTAAACACTGTTATATCtaaaatttgatatgtcaaatatattatcacatatgtaatGTTATGTCAGtttattattctcatatattacTAATGAAAAGTTAATTAATAGATTTAAGCACAATCGCTTGTATTAATAATGAAAtttcgaaatttaaaaaatataatgactaagaataattaaattagagtatatgaataaaaataaaataaattaaaatatttacacaatataaaaaatttaatagcaGTATTTAACCAATAACTTTCTGTTGGATATGTTTTAAAAAGTTTTTCCGGAAAAGATTAAAGTGACGTGTGGACTGCAGACTACCAGCAAGCGTAATCGTGGTAGTAGCGGACAGCCGTCTCTTTGTTCCTTTACCTTCGGGCACGCGAAACAAGACTCATTAGATTTATGTCAGAGAAAGAAAACCATTGAATTTTGAAGGCAGAAGttttttaaaagaagaagaaatctgAAAATGAAGCAGTTTAAAGAAGTCAACCTTCCACTTCCCTTTATTTCGCTTCTTAATAACTCTTACCCTTTTTTTCTTGTAAGTCGTCACTACTTtgacaataatttattttttaattgttatatatGTTCGACATTTAAATTAGTCAAAAAA contains the following coding sequences:
- the LOC107909668 gene encoding peroxisomal membrane protein PEX14, with amino-acid sequence MREELVDMAVKFLLHPTVGRSPVSQRRLFLEKRGLSSEEIDEAFRRVSDTSSSVTFRQDINSSQDVQSKPLHSVQLQGTAQSSQPLVASILTASRPSWFSWSYAIFSIVLLIFSGVGTSMLLKNFFLPRLKSWICKVVFEEDDDKGRKSKLCLSKEAIESAKAAAAASVNAAKASLEILQSKKDEERHFDDLLRRLGSHVAELRSMSITVQRLEGDGNASHKNPEQYLQHTSQYGRNSNLSKMSVVQRGYPGPTKFKPSGISNFDSLVRPSSAPPRPPAGQYPKSYIEVLAKVQRGEKPPGIKDTDDSPPNPHITPRLKRWEIAQPQNSFGYSRDRGFSQPNGENALPWWKRNNTNIRGVEAGNGSYGLRSDK